Proteins from one Hymenobacter gelipurpurascens genomic window:
- a CDS encoding TolB-like translocation protein: protein MQPAEKQRPSVALPPQLPKPPTPPRIYRLAHLDTIVQVPGRVLRIYPAPRPVYDKLESPAWVIAKPASAEEEESFLDFTVEEKRRLVHAGAQVLRTGRALRLRPTKGPEVRLLNNPVGNEQHVAYEYVTSLPEIKQWLVSVHLYEGGYYMLVDQRNGRRTQLMAPPVISPDGRHFVCGNSDVLAHFEPSGLQLWSAEGSNLRLLWERQTEWGCTNPRWLDNKTILFEQDFFDKGDVDTRVVRLNVVP, encoded by the coding sequence ATGCAGCCAGCCGAAAAGCAGCGCCCTTCGGTAGCGTTGCCGCCGCAGCTGCCAAAGCCTCCTACTCCACCCCGCATCTACCGCCTCGCTCATCTCGATACTATCGTGCAGGTTCCGGGGCGCGTGCTGCGCATATATCCGGCTCCTAGGCCAGTCTATGATAAGCTGGAAAGCCCGGCTTGGGTAATAGCCAAACCTGCTTCGGCAGAGGAAGAAGAATCGTTTCTGGATTTTACGGTAGAAGAGAAACGCCGCCTGGTGCACGCAGGAGCACAAGTACTCCGGACAGGCAGGGCGTTGCGCCTGCGCCCTACAAAAGGACCGGAAGTACGCCTGCTCAATAACCCGGTAGGGAATGAGCAGCATGTGGCCTACGAGTACGTAACCAGCCTGCCCGAAATTAAACAATGGCTGGTATCGGTGCACCTCTACGAAGGCGGCTACTACATGCTGGTAGACCAGCGCAACGGTAGACGTACGCAGCTCATGGCGCCACCCGTGATTTCGCCCGACGGGCGCCACTTTGTGTGCGGCAACTCCGATGTACTGGCCCACTTCGAGCCAAGTGGCCTACAGCTCTGGTCGGCAGAAGGAAGTAACTTGCGCTTGCTCTGGGAACGACAAACGGAATGGGGCTGCACCAACCCCCGCTGGCTCGATAACAAGACGATCCTTTTTGAACAGGATTTCTTCGATAAAGGTGACGTAGATACCCGGGTAGTTCGGCTGAATGTGGTACCGTAG